Proteins from one Neodiprion fabricii isolate iyNeoFabr1 chromosome 5, iyNeoFabr1.1, whole genome shotgun sequence genomic window:
- the LOC124183768 gene encoding protein JTB isoform X2, translating into MLTILVLIIESNWTDTDNSKAFVESVEKNSSCYLNEEFDVILECHPCTAFEIASESIGVCIHTSNKEVLKCRKSGITVTRSCDKVAWLEERSFWRFEGLMFGLAVLSCISVYWRENILRQRIVRKVARQLRASV; encoded by the exons AT GTTGACGATACTCGTCTTGATTATTGAAAGTAATTGGACAGACACGGACAACAGCAAGGCATTTGTAGAGTCTGTCGAAAAGAATTCGAGCTGTTATCTCAATGAAGAATTTGATGTGATATTAGAGTGTCATCCGTGTACAGCTTTCGAAATAGCGAGCGAAAGCATCGGCGTCTGCATTCATACAAGCAACAAGGAAGTGTTGAAATGTCGCAAGAGTGGTATAACTGTAACCAGAAG TTGTGATAAAGTTGCTTGGCTGGAGGAGCGCAGTTTCTGGAGATTTGAAGGCCTTATGTTTGGTCTCGCTGTCTTATCTTGCATCAGCGTCTACTGGAGGGAGAACATCTTGCGGCAAAGAATAGTCAGAAAAGTGGCTAGACAACTCAGAGCTAGTGTGTAG
- the LOC124183768 gene encoding protein JTB isoform X1, translating to MIESCTKKRMLIAVTFLGGLTILVLIIESNWTDTDNSKAFVESVEKNSSCYLNEEFDVILECHPCTAFEIASESIGVCIHTSNKEVLKCRKSGITVTRSCDKVAWLEERSFWRFEGLMFGLAVLSCISVYWRENILRQRIVRKVARQLRASV from the exons ATGATCGAGTCGTGTACAAAAAAGCGGATGCTCATAGCCGTCACTTTTTTAGGAGG GTTGACGATACTCGTCTTGATTATTGAAAGTAATTGGACAGACACGGACAACAGCAAGGCATTTGTAGAGTCTGTCGAAAAGAATTCGAGCTGTTATCTCAATGAAGAATTTGATGTGATATTAGAGTGTCATCCGTGTACAGCTTTCGAAATAGCGAGCGAAAGCATCGGCGTCTGCATTCATACAAGCAACAAGGAAGTGTTGAAATGTCGCAAGAGTGGTATAACTGTAACCAGAAG TTGTGATAAAGTTGCTTGGCTGGAGGAGCGCAGTTTCTGGAGATTTGAAGGCCTTATGTTTGGTCTCGCTGTCTTATCTTGCATCAGCGTCTACTGGAGGGAGAACATCTTGCGGCAAAGAATAGTCAGAAAAGTGGCTAGACAACTCAGAGCTAGTGTGTAG